In Bremerella cremea, one DNA window encodes the following:
- a CDS encoding ABC transporter permease subunit, protein MSGTQPRFTGRKRRLKTPWSVRFSDVLSEGVITVGGIGTIVAVCLVALVLVMEVVPLFRSATVQLLSERETPWREGQIVHFELNEYQTMGWLLTRDGVLQTVRLTPPSEEGKGTEGSAGGASFDVVQEIKLDTGAEITAVSTSTGKSDIVLGLADGTVRIGDFRFETTFVDPIEIKDWFTEQAHGLSSAKLKSPGDTAIFKDGVVQMTSQGQYRVQKLAWSLDDPIEVSGAPIALLDHLPQNNNSSGIGPQENVFVVLTGDKQLKLGVVTEKKSLLTGKVKRSSEIYDLPAADHVNEPAFVLLAGLGNNVLAADADGNLARFSIRDYDDIQLAEQVDLLPDSDAKLTRCDWVLGRETLFCGDSEGKCSGWFQIRLADRQDDAFAERKSSDGFALIQAHQFPAGPAAVSSFGASSRSRMFLVGYETGACSLFHMTTEKHVADLEPLGSDAVKLARIAPRDDGILLEAGGKMAHYALSPGFPDITLTSLFFPVWYEGYSEPLNMWQSSSSKIEDELKFSLFPLISGTFKATFYSMLFGSPIALLAAIYTSEFATRRTRTVVKPAVEMMASLPSVVLGFVAALVFAPIVEQIVPACLAAVFVVPFMVLLGGFLWQLLPQRISLRIQPYRLFFLVPMLFAGIYLAYLLGPAIERWLFLGDIKYWLVHPEKGSGLGGWLLILLPASALAMLALDSYGIAGYWRSRVALLPRSVFSLIGFGKFLALTLATLLLAVGVGSFFDFVGWDPRGTYIGEYDQRNSLIVGFVMGFAVIPIIYTIADDALSTVPAHLRSASLGCGATPWQTTLRIVIPTAMSGLFSALMIGFGRVTGETMIVLMAGGNTPIEDWNIFNGFRTLSTNIAIELPEAVQGSSHYRVLFLSALVLFLLTFLINTVAEVVRLYFRRRAVQL, encoded by the coding sequence ATGAGCGGCACCCAGCCAAGATTTACCGGAAGAAAACGCAGGCTCAAAACGCCTTGGAGCGTACGTTTTTCGGACGTCTTGTCGGAAGGGGTGATCACGGTTGGCGGAATCGGCACGATCGTAGCGGTTTGCTTGGTCGCGCTCGTGTTGGTCATGGAAGTCGTGCCACTTTTTCGGAGTGCCACGGTTCAGCTGCTCAGCGAACGAGAAACACCTTGGCGCGAAGGACAAATCGTTCACTTCGAGCTGAACGAGTACCAGACCATGGGTTGGCTGCTTACCCGGGATGGGGTTTTGCAGACGGTACGTCTGACTCCGCCGAGCGAGGAAGGCAAGGGGACCGAAGGCTCTGCGGGAGGGGCCTCGTTTGATGTGGTCCAAGAGATCAAGCTTGATACGGGGGCAGAGATAACTGCCGTTTCTACCTCGACCGGCAAGTCCGATATCGTGCTGGGCTTGGCAGACGGCACCGTTCGAATCGGCGATTTCCGCTTTGAAACAACGTTTGTCGATCCGATTGAAATCAAAGATTGGTTTACTGAGCAAGCTCATGGGCTTTCTTCCGCCAAGCTTAAAAGCCCTGGCGATACGGCCATTTTTAAAGATGGCGTGGTGCAAATGACCTCTCAGGGACAGTATCGCGTGCAGAAACTGGCTTGGTCGTTGGACGATCCGATTGAAGTCAGTGGTGCTCCGATTGCATTGCTCGATCACTTGCCCCAAAACAATAACAGCAGCGGGATCGGGCCGCAGGAAAACGTGTTTGTCGTGTTAACCGGCGACAAGCAGTTGAAGCTGGGGGTCGTGACAGAAAAGAAAAGCTTGCTGACCGGCAAGGTGAAGCGAAGCAGTGAGATTTATGATTTGCCGGCTGCCGATCACGTGAATGAGCCAGCGTTTGTGCTGCTGGCCGGGTTAGGCAACAACGTGCTGGCGGCGGATGCTGACGGTAACTTGGCACGGTTTAGCATTCGCGACTACGACGACATTCAATTGGCCGAGCAAGTCGATTTGTTACCAGATTCCGATGCCAAGCTGACTCGCTGCGATTGGGTATTGGGACGCGAGACACTCTTTTGTGGTGATAGCGAAGGGAAGTGCTCTGGCTGGTTTCAAATTCGCTTGGCTGATCGTCAAGACGATGCATTTGCTGAGCGAAAAAGCAGTGACGGTTTTGCGTTGATCCAAGCTCACCAGTTTCCGGCTGGTCCGGCGGCGGTATCTTCTTTTGGGGCCTCGTCGCGCAGTCGCATGTTTTTGGTTGGATACGAAACGGGAGCTTGTTCTCTCTTTCACATGACCACCGAGAAGCATGTGGCCGACCTTGAGCCTCTGGGCAGCGATGCCGTGAAGCTGGCCAGAATCGCTCCGCGTGACGACGGGATCTTGTTAGAGGCAGGGGGCAAGATGGCACACTATGCCCTCTCGCCTGGGTTCCCCGATATTACACTGACCTCGTTGTTTTTTCCGGTTTGGTATGAAGGCTATTCCGAGCCACTCAATATGTGGCAAAGCTCGTCCTCGAAGATTGAAGATGAACTGAAGTTCTCACTCTTTCCGTTGATCTCTGGAACGTTTAAAGCGACGTTCTACTCGATGCTGTTCGGTTCCCCAATCGCTTTATTGGCGGCCATTTATACCAGTGAATTCGCAACGCGGCGCACCCGAACCGTGGTGAAACCGGCGGTCGAAATGATGGCCAGTTTGCCCAGCGTTGTGCTAGGGTTTGTGGCTGCTTTGGTTTTCGCTCCGATTGTCGAGCAGATTGTTCCCGCATGTTTAGCGGCGGTATTCGTGGTGCCCTTTATGGTGCTGCTGGGTGGCTTTCTGTGGCAGTTGTTGCCGCAGCGCATCTCGCTCCGGATTCAGCCGTATCGCTTGTTCTTTCTGGTGCCGATGCTATTTGCGGGCATTTACTTAGCTTACCTGTTGGGGCCTGCGATTGAACGTTGGCTCTTTTTAGGCGACATCAAGTATTGGCTTGTACATCCTGAAAAAGGAAGCGGTTTGGGAGGGTGGCTGCTGATTCTGCTGCCAGCGAGTGCGTTGGCGATGCTGGCGCTAGACAGTTATGGAATCGCGGGTTATTGGCGAAGTCGCGTGGCCTTATTGCCTCGTTCGGTCTTTTCGTTGATCGGTTTTGGAAAGTTCCTTGCACTAACGCTGGCGACGTTACTGCTGGCGGTTGGGGTGGGAAGTTTCTTTGATTTCGTTGGCTGGGATCCGCGCGGGACTTACATCGGCGAGTACGACCAACGCAACTCGTTGATTGTTGGTTTTGTGATGGGCTTTGCGGTCATACCAATCATTTACACGATCGCCGACGATGCACTTTCGACGGTGCCAGCCCACTTACGGTCGGCCTCGCTGGGGTGTGGTGCCACGCCATGGCAAACCACCCTGCGAATTGTAATCCCTACTGCGATGAGCGGGCTGTTCTCGGCGCTGATGATTGGCTTCGGGCGTGTTACCGGGGAAACAATGATCGTGCTGATGGCTGGCGGCAATACGCCGATTGAAGATTGGAATATCTTCAACGGATTTCGCACACTAAGTACGAACATCGCGATTGAGTTGCCAGAGGCGGTCCAGGGAAGTTCACACTATCGCGTGCTGTTTCTGTCGGCGCTGGTGTTGTTCCTGCTGACCTTTTTGATCAACACGGTGGCGGAAGTAGTGCGGCTTTACTTCCGGAGGCGAGCGGTTCAGCTATGA